From Cellulomonas dongxiuzhuiae, the proteins below share one genomic window:
- the pheA gene encoding prephenate dehydratase, translating to MRYAYLGPAGTFTEEALRQVAAPDEAVYLPQTDVGSAIAAVRSGDADRAVVAIESTAEGGVTATLDSLAAGSPLVIVREVLVPVQFTLVAPAGVRLADVRRIAAHPHAWVQCRRWLAAHLPHAVHVPATSNTAPAALLAQAAGDPAAVRALAFDAALVPPAAVGTYGLAPVAEHVADNPSALTRFVVVGPPGPVPAPTGADKTTLVVHLPDNEAGALLAMLEQFAVRGVNLSRIESRPIGDALGRYSFSIDAEGHVTDERMGEVLMGLHRRCPYVRFLGSYPRADAVAPLVHVGTSDADFVEARAWLDRLRGGDPA from the coding sequence CTGCGCTACGCGTACCTCGGGCCTGCGGGCACCTTCACGGAGGAGGCGCTGCGGCAGGTCGCGGCACCCGACGAGGCCGTGTACCTGCCGCAGACGGACGTGGGCTCCGCGATCGCCGCGGTCCGCTCGGGCGACGCCGACCGTGCGGTCGTCGCGATCGAGTCGACCGCCGAGGGCGGCGTGACCGCCACGCTCGACTCGTTGGCCGCGGGGTCGCCGCTCGTCATCGTGCGCGAGGTGCTCGTGCCGGTGCAGTTCACGCTCGTCGCCCCGGCGGGCGTGCGGCTCGCGGACGTCCGGCGCATCGCGGCGCACCCGCACGCGTGGGTGCAGTGCCGCCGGTGGCTCGCGGCGCACCTGCCGCACGCGGTGCACGTCCCGGCGACGAGCAACACGGCACCGGCGGCGCTGCTCGCCCAAGCGGCGGGCGACCCGGCGGCGGTGCGCGCGCTCGCGTTCGACGCCGCGCTCGTGCCCCCGGCGGCGGTCGGGACGTACGGGCTGGCACCCGTGGCCGAGCACGTGGCGGACAACCCGTCGGCGCTCACGCGGTTCGTCGTCGTCGGACCGCCCGGCCCCGTGCCCGCGCCGACGGGCGCCGACAAGACGACGCTCGTGGTGCACCTGCCGGACAACGAGGCAGGCGCGCTGCTCGCGATGCTCGAGCAGTTCGCCGTGCGCGGCGTGAACCTCTCGCGCATCGAGTCGCGGCCCATCGGCGACGCGCTGGGCCGCTACTCGTTCTCCATCGACGCCGAGGGGCACGTGACCGACGAGCGCATGGGCGAGGTGCTCATGGGCCTGCACCGGCGGTGCCCGTACGTGCGGTTCCTCGGGTCCTACCCGCGTGCCGACGCGGTCGCGCCGCTGGTCCACGTGGGCACGTCGGACGCGGACTTCGTCGAGGCGCGTGCGTGGCTCGACCGGCTGCGCGGCGGCGACCCGGCCTGA
- a CDS encoding HAD family hydrolase, with amino-acid sequence MSRTRLVALDVDGTLMSYDGVISDDVRTTVTALVDAGVHVVLATGRSAHSAVAVAQDLGLTHGWVVCSNGAVTARLDADEENGWTIAGSVTFDPGPALRAIALELPDALYAVEDLGVGFRVSAPFPPGEMTGEVTVVAFDELASAPATRVVIRAPQSTPEEFHAIVERVGLHEVTYAVGWSAWLDLTPGGVSKASALEEVRRALGVEPYETLAIGDGENDLEMLRWAARGVAMGHANDAVRGAADEVTGTIEDDGAVAVLRHVLV; translated from the coding sequence ATGAGCCGCACCCGGCTGGTCGCGCTCGACGTCGACGGCACGCTCATGTCCTACGACGGCGTCATCAGCGACGACGTGCGCACCACGGTGACCGCGCTGGTCGACGCGGGTGTCCACGTCGTCCTGGCCACCGGCAGGTCCGCCCACTCGGCCGTCGCCGTCGCGCAGGACCTGGGTCTGACCCACGGCTGGGTCGTGTGCTCCAACGGTGCGGTGACGGCACGGCTCGACGCCGACGAGGAGAACGGGTGGACGATCGCCGGCTCCGTGACGTTCGACCCCGGGCCCGCGCTGCGCGCCATCGCCCTGGAGCTGCCCGACGCGCTGTACGCGGTCGAGGACCTCGGTGTCGGCTTCCGGGTCTCGGCCCCGTTCCCGCCGGGGGAGATGACCGGCGAGGTGACGGTCGTCGCGTTCGACGAGCTCGCGTCCGCACCCGCGACCCGCGTCGTCATCCGGGCGCCGCAGAGCACCCCCGAGGAGTTCCACGCGATCGTCGAGCGCGTCGGGCTGCACGAGGTGACGTACGCCGTCGGCTGGAGCGCGTGGCTCGACCTCACGCCCGGGGGCGTCTCCAAGGCCTCCGCGCTCGAGGAGGTCCGGCGCGCGCTGGGCGTCGAGCCGTACGAGACGCTCGCGATCGGCGACGGCGAGAACGACCTGGAGATGCTGCGCTGGGCGGCGCGCGGGGTCGCGATGGGGCACGCGAACGACGCCGTGCGCGGCGCGGCCGACGAGGTGACCGGGACCATCGAGGACGACGGGGCGGTGGCCGTGCTGCGGCACGTGCTGGTGTGA
- a CDS encoding DUF5926 family protein: MAKNTPDFVLRPFEGLPGEPDWVALRELVPAATATARTTAEHGARDVVVTTVLPNSWAALHRTDGVVLVALQTGTSSGDASRDVATALLLALDAEPGTAIETIGLPTPGPRLQDVLDLSVPFEVTVQESFAYWLDPSTDVTPDLQAALEEADAGIIDTRRLAAAESAYWCRMGAREYLRWAQPADEQVVLDGLSRLHARRESGFDDAKFIGYFRAAGIVVPVWELARGSEADDVEKPLAAFVPRLEAAMADDTPLDANARRARAGLVARQVTLR, encoded by the coding sequence ATGGCCAAGAACACGCCCGACTTCGTGCTGCGCCCGTTCGAGGGGCTCCCCGGTGAGCCCGACTGGGTCGCGCTGCGCGAGCTCGTGCCCGCGGCGACCGCGACCGCCCGCACCACCGCCGAGCACGGTGCACGTGACGTCGTCGTCACCACCGTGCTGCCGAACAGCTGGGCGGCCCTGCACCGCACGGACGGCGTCGTGCTCGTCGCGCTGCAGACCGGCACCAGCTCGGGTGACGCGAGCCGCGACGTCGCGACCGCGCTGCTGCTGGCGCTGGACGCCGAGCCCGGCACCGCGATCGAGACCATCGGCCTGCCCACGCCGGGCCCCCGGCTGCAGGACGTCCTGGACCTGTCGGTGCCGTTCGAGGTGACGGTGCAGGAGAGCTTCGCCTACTGGCTCGACCCGAGCACCGACGTCACCCCCGACCTGCAGGCCGCGCTCGAGGAGGCCGACGCCGGCATCATCGACACGCGCCGCCTGGCCGCCGCCGAGTCCGCGTACTGGTGCCGCATGGGCGCCCGCGAGTACCTGCGCTGGGCCCAGCCCGCGGACGAGCAGGTCGTCCTCGACGGCCTGTCGCGGCTGCACGCGCGCCGGGAGTCCGGCTTCGACGACGCCAAGTTCATCGGCTACTTCCGTGCCGCCGGCATCGTCGTGCCCGTGTGGGAGCTGGCGCGCGGCTCGGAGGCCGACGACGTCGAGAAGCCCCTGGCCGCCTTCGTGCCGCGCCTCGAGGCTGCGATGGCCGACGACACGCCGCTCGACGCGAACGCCCGCCGGGCCCGCGCCGGCCTCGTGGCGCGGCAGGTCACGCTGCGCTGA
- the pgm gene encoding phosphoglucomutase (alpha-D-glucose-1,6-bisphosphate-dependent), producing the protein MDPRAGTPAQPSDLVDLDALLSAYHDRQPDLDDPAQRVVFGTSGHRGSSLDGAFNEAHIVAITAAIVEYRRSQGTDGPLFIGRDTHALSEPAFTTALEVLAAAGVEVHVDARDSWTPTPAVSLAILTHNGAATGAGVRTQGPGLADGIVVTPSHNPPRDGGFKYNPPHGGPAGSEATGWIADRANEILRTGWRDVQRVGIQQALAADTTRKHDYLTSYVDDLANVVDLDAIRAAGVRIGADPLGGASVEYWGAIGERYGLDLTVVNPHVDPRWAFMTLDWDGKIRMDCSSPYAMASLLERMQPGADGRAPFDIATGNDADADRHGIVTPDAGLMNPNHYLAVAIAYLYGGARPGWPAGTAIGKTLVSSSLIDRVAASLDRRLLEVPVGFKWFVPGLIDGSVGFGGEESAGASFLRTDGTVWTTDKDGLLPALLASEILATTGKSPSQHHAELVDRFGESFYARVDAAATREQKATLAALSPEQVTATELAGEPITARLTKAPGNDASIGGLKVTTENAWFAARPSGTEDVYKIYAESFVSPEHLTQVQEAAKEVVAQALQA; encoded by the coding sequence ATGGATCCGCGCGCCGGCACCCCCGCCCAGCCTTCCGACCTCGTCGACCTCGATGCCCTGCTCTCCGCCTACCACGACCGTCAGCCCGACCTCGACGACCCGGCGCAGCGGGTCGTGTTCGGCACGTCCGGCCACCGCGGCTCCTCGCTCGACGGCGCGTTCAACGAGGCGCACATCGTGGCGATCACCGCGGCCATCGTCGAGTACCGCCGCTCGCAGGGCACCGACGGCCCCCTGTTCATCGGCCGCGACACGCACGCGCTGTCCGAGCCGGCGTTCACGACGGCCCTCGAGGTGCTGGCCGCCGCGGGTGTCGAGGTGCACGTCGACGCGCGCGACTCGTGGACCCCGACGCCGGCGGTGTCGCTCGCGATCCTCACGCACAACGGTGCGGCGACGGGCGCGGGCGTGCGGACGCAGGGCCCGGGCCTGGCCGACGGCATCGTCGTGACCCCGTCGCACAACCCGCCGCGCGACGGCGGCTTCAAGTACAACCCGCCGCACGGCGGCCCCGCCGGGTCGGAGGCGACGGGCTGGATCGCGGACCGCGCCAACGAGATCCTCCGGACCGGCTGGCGCGACGTGCAGCGCGTCGGCATCCAGCAGGCGCTCGCGGCGGACACCACCCGCAAGCACGACTACCTGACGTCGTACGTCGACGACCTCGCGAACGTCGTGGACCTCGACGCGATCCGCGCCGCGGGCGTGCGCATCGGCGCCGACCCGCTGGGCGGCGCGTCGGTCGAGTACTGGGGCGCGATCGGCGAGCGCTACGGGCTCGACCTGACGGTCGTGAACCCGCACGTCGACCCGCGGTGGGCGTTCATGACGCTCGACTGGGACGGCAAGATCCGCATGGACTGCTCGTCGCCCTACGCGATGGCGTCGCTGCTGGAGCGGATGCAGCCCGGCGCCGACGGTCGCGCACCGTTCGACATCGCGACGGGCAACGACGCCGACGCGGACCGCCACGGCATCGTCACGCCCGACGCGGGCCTCATGAACCCCAACCACTACCTCGCGGTCGCGATCGCCTACCTGTACGGCGGTGCGCGCCCGGGCTGGCCCGCGGGGACCGCGATCGGCAAGACCCTGGTGTCGTCGTCGCTCATCGACCGGGTCGCCGCGTCGCTGGACCGCCGTCTGCTCGAGGTGCCCGTGGGCTTCAAGTGGTTCGTGCCCGGGCTCATCGACGGCTCGGTCGGGTTCGGCGGCGAGGAGTCCGCCGGGGCGTCCTTCCTGCGCACCGACGGCACGGTGTGGACGACCGACAAGGACGGCCTGCTGCCGGCGCTGCTCGCCTCGGAGATCCTGGCCACCACGGGGAAGTCGCCGTCGCAGCACCACGCCGAGCTCGTCGACCGGTTCGGCGAGTCCTTCTACGCGCGCGTCGACGCCGCGGCCACGCGCGAGCAGAAGGCGACGCTCGCGGCCCTGTCCCCCGAGCAGGTCACCGCGACCGAGCTGGCCGGTGAGCCGATCACGGCCAGGCTCACGAAGGCGCCCGGCAACGACGCGTCGATCGGCGGGCTGAAGGTCACCACCGAGAACGCGTGGTTTGCGGCGCGTCCGTCCGGCACCGAGGACGTCTACAAGATCTACGCCGAGTCGTTCGTCTCCCCCGAGCACCTCACGCAGGTGCAGGAGGCGGCCAAGGAGGTCGTCGCCCAGGCCCTGCAGGCCTGA
- a CDS encoding diacylglycerol/lipid kinase family protein: MSWVAWVAVVAGVLALVAVGLGLWVWRQQRSLGARLAGPAPASAETGRPAGQLVAFVANPSKPDVADLRAAVRKAASEQYLPEPMWLETTVEDPGVGQARSAVASGADLVVAVGGDGTVRAVAEALAGTGVPMGLMPLGTGNLLARNLDVPLNDPLAALQLALDGTDKPIDVGWLRVERWESQMDDDIAEAADDLPDDTDKPRDHIFLVIAGLGFDAAMVADTDDQLKAKVGWIAYFMAGVRHLHGRRLRVRLTLDDKPVQQLRARSLLVGNCGKLPGGITLLPDAVLDDGVLDIASIDTRGGIAGWAQLFGEVVLQGVGVRNESAAKIGRIDHVRARTARIEVAGGEHVQVDGDIVGRAGVITARVDPGALVVRVAA; encoded by the coding sequence ATGTCATGGGTCGCGTGGGTCGCAGTGGTCGCCGGTGTGCTGGCGCTCGTCGCCGTCGGGCTGGGCCTGTGGGTCTGGCGTCAGCAGCGCAGTCTCGGCGCACGGCTCGCGGGGCCCGCACCCGCGTCGGCGGAGACGGGTCGACCCGCCGGCCAGCTCGTCGCGTTCGTCGCCAACCCGTCCAAGCCCGACGTCGCCGACCTGCGCGCCGCGGTCCGCAAGGCCGCGTCCGAGCAGTACCTGCCCGAGCCGATGTGGCTCGAGACGACCGTCGAGGACCCGGGCGTGGGTCAGGCGCGCTCGGCCGTCGCGTCCGGCGCTGACCTCGTGGTCGCCGTCGGCGGCGACGGCACCGTGCGCGCGGTCGCCGAGGCCCTCGCCGGGACGGGCGTGCCGATGGGTCTCATGCCGCTGGGCACGGGCAACCTCCTGGCCCGCAACCTCGACGTGCCGCTGAACGACCCGCTCGCGGCCCTGCAGCTCGCGCTCGACGGCACGGACAAGCCCATCGACGTGGGCTGGCTGCGCGTCGAGCGGTGGGAGTCGCAGATGGACGACGACATCGCCGAGGCCGCCGACGACCTGCCGGACGACACCGACAAGCCGCGCGACCACATCTTCCTCGTCATCGCCGGCCTGGGCTTCGACGCCGCCATGGTCGCCGACACCGACGACCAGCTCAAGGCCAAGGTCGGCTGGATCGCCTACTTCATGGCGGGCGTGCGCCACCTGCACGGACGGCGGCTGCGCGTGCGCCTCACGCTGGACGACAAGCCCGTCCAGCAGCTGCGCGCCCGCAGCCTGCTGGTCGGCAACTGCGGCAAGCTGCCCGGCGGCATCACGCTGCTGCCCGACGCGGTCCTCGACGACGGCGTGCTCGACATCGCCTCGATCGACACGCGCGGCGGCATCGCGGGCTGGGCGCAGCTGTTCGGCGAGGTCGTGCTGCAGGGCGTCGGCGTGCGCAACGAGTCCGCCGCGAAGATCGGCCGCATCGACCACGTACGGGCCCGCACCGCGCGCATCGAGGTGGCCGGGGGCGAGCACGTGCAGGTCGACGGCGACATCGTCGGGCGCGCGGGCGTCATCACCGCGCGCGTGGACCCCGGCGCCCTGGTCGTGCGCGTCGCGGCCTGA
- a CDS encoding ABC transporter substrate-binding protein: MKRIQQSRGLTLAAAVTGLGLVLTACSSGDGDNTSGGGDAEPTFDCADFEQYGDLEGKTISVYTSIVDPEAEEQRASYAPFEECTGATIDYEGSREFEAQLPVRLEAGNPPDIAYIPQPGFLRSLVADFPDAVQPAPQPVIDNASEYYTEAWAEYGTVDGTLYATPLGANVKSFVWYSPAAFEENGYEVPTTWQGLLDLTDQIVEDNPDIKPWCAGIESGEGTGWPATDWLEDVVLRTAGPDVYDQWVNHEIPFDDPQIVAALDEVGGILKNEDYVNGGLGNVASIASAPWNESGNGIPDGTCFLHRAANFYQANWDEGIEVAEDGDVYAFYLPGASEDDKPLLGGGEFVTAFSDRPEVGAFHAYLSSPQWANAKAEVTGQGWISANSGLDPELLQSPIDQLSFDLLTDETYTFRFDGSDQMPGSVGAGSFWREMVSWISPGQDSQTTLSNVEADWPSS; encoded by the coding sequence ATGAAGCGCATCCAGCAGAGCCGCGGGCTGACGCTCGCTGCCGCTGTCACCGGGCTCGGGCTCGTGCTGACGGCATGCTCGAGCGGGGACGGGGACAACACCTCGGGGGGCGGTGACGCCGAGCCGACGTTCGACTGCGCGGACTTCGAGCAGTACGGAGACCTCGAGGGCAAGACGATCTCCGTCTACACCTCGATCGTCGACCCGGAGGCCGAGGAGCAGCGGGCGTCGTACGCACCCTTCGAGGAGTGCACCGGCGCCACGATCGACTACGAGGGGTCGCGCGAGTTCGAGGCGCAGCTGCCCGTGCGGCTCGAGGCGGGCAACCCGCCCGACATCGCCTACATCCCGCAGCCGGGCTTCCTGCGGTCGCTCGTCGCGGACTTCCCCGATGCGGTGCAGCCCGCACCGCAGCCCGTCATCGACAACGCGAGCGAGTACTACACCGAGGCCTGGGCCGAGTACGGGACCGTCGACGGGACGCTCTACGCGACGCCGCTCGGTGCGAACGTGAAGTCGTTCGTCTGGTACTCGCCGGCGGCGTTCGAGGAGAACGGCTACGAGGTCCCGACGACGTGGCAGGGTCTGCTCGACCTGACCGACCAGATCGTCGAGGACAACCCCGACATCAAGCCGTGGTGCGCCGGCATCGAGTCGGGCGAGGGCACCGGCTGGCCGGCCACCGACTGGCTGGAGGACGTCGTGCTGCGGACCGCCGGTCCGGACGTCTACGACCAGTGGGTCAACCACGAGATCCCCTTCGACGACCCGCAGATCGTCGCGGCGCTCGACGAGGTCGGCGGCATCCTCAAGAACGAGGACTACGTCAACGGTGGCCTCGGCAACGTCGCGTCGATCGCGTCGGCCCCGTGGAACGAGTCCGGCAACGGCATCCCCGACGGGACGTGCTTCCTGCACCGGGCCGCGAACTTCTACCAGGCCAACTGGGACGAGGGGATCGAGGTCGCGGAGGACGGTGACGTCTACGCGTTCTACCTGCCGGGTGCCTCCGAGGACGACAAGCCGCTGCTCGGTGGCGGCGAGTTCGTCACGGCGTTCTCGGACCGGCCGGAGGTCGGGGCCTTCCACGCGTACCTGTCGAGCCCGCAGTGGGCCAACGCCAAGGCCGAGGTCACGGGCCAGGGCTGGATCAGCGCGAACAGCGGCCTGGACCCCGAGCTGCTGCAGTCGCCGATCGACCAGCTGTCCTTCGACCTGCTGACGGACGAGACGTACACGTTCCGCTTCGACGGCTCCGACCAGATGCCGGGTTCCGTCGGTGCCGGCTCGTTCTGGCGCGAGATGGTCTCCTGGATCAGCCCCGGGCAGGACTCGCAGACGACGCTGTCGAACGTCGAGGCCGACTGGCCCAGCAGCTGA
- a CDS encoding UDP-glucose dehydrogenase family protein, translated as MSTQRSTTPRPAGAATTAPANLRITVFGTGYLGATHAVAMAELGFDVVGVDVDQAKVDALAAGKVPFFEPGLPELLEKTLATGRLRFTTDAASAVAGADVHFVCVGTPQQRTSHAANLAYVEDATRVIAQHLTKDAVIVGKSTVPVGTAARLRELVAASVPAGIDAELLWNPEFLREGKAVGDTLHPDRIVLGGVSERSEAIMRAVYAAPIAEGSPVVVTDLPTAELVKVSANAFLATKISFINAIAGVCEAAGADVTVLADALGHDVRIGRQFLDAGLGFGGGCLPKDIRALMHRSKELGANRAAALLQQVDEINMGQRERVIDMALEACGGSVLNKRIGVLGAAFKPLTDDVRDSPALNVAAALHLRGAQVTVYDPEAGDTARRAFPTLGYGTSVDEAVEGSDVLLVLTEWKQFVDVDPQRLAGLTSTPRVIDARGKLSADQWRAAGWEFTGLGRLTA; from the coding sequence ATGAGCACCCAGCGCAGCACCACCCCCCGTCCGGCCGGGGCGGCCACGACCGCCCCGGCGAACCTCAGGATCACGGTCTTCGGCACCGGCTACCTCGGCGCGACGCACGCCGTCGCGATGGCCGAGCTCGGCTTCGACGTGGTCGGCGTGGACGTCGACCAGGCGAAGGTCGACGCCCTCGCCGCCGGCAAGGTCCCGTTCTTCGAGCCCGGGCTGCCCGAGCTGCTGGAGAAGACCCTGGCCACCGGCCGCCTGCGGTTCACGACCGACGCCGCGTCCGCGGTCGCCGGCGCCGACGTGCACTTCGTGTGCGTCGGCACCCCGCAGCAGCGCACGTCGCACGCCGCGAACCTCGCGTACGTCGAGGACGCGACGCGCGTCATCGCGCAGCACCTCACCAAGGACGCCGTCATCGTCGGCAAGTCGACCGTCCCCGTCGGCACGGCCGCGCGGCTGCGTGAGCTGGTCGCCGCGTCGGTCCCGGCCGGGATCGACGCCGAGCTGCTGTGGAACCCCGAGTTCCTGCGCGAGGGCAAGGCCGTCGGCGACACCCTCCACCCCGACCGCATCGTGCTCGGCGGCGTCTCGGAGCGGTCCGAGGCGATCATGCGTGCCGTCTACGCCGCGCCGATCGCCGAGGGCTCACCCGTCGTCGTGACGGACCTGCCGACCGCCGAGCTCGTCAAGGTCAGCGCCAACGCGTTCCTCGCCACCAAGATCTCGTTCATCAACGCGATCGCGGGTGTCTGCGAGGCCGCCGGCGCCGACGTCACGGTCCTGGCCGACGCGCTGGGCCACGACGTGCGCATCGGCCGCCAGTTCCTCGACGCCGGCCTCGGCTTCGGCGGCGGCTGCCTGCCCAAGGACATCCGTGCACTCATGCACCGGTCCAAGGAGCTCGGCGCCAACCGCGCGGCCGCGCTGCTGCAGCAGGTCGACGAGATCAACATGGGCCAGCGCGAGCGCGTCATCGACATGGCACTCGAGGCCTGCGGCGGGTCGGTGCTCAACAAGCGCATCGGCGTCCTGGGGGCGGCGTTCAAGCCGCTGACGGACGACGTGCGCGACTCGCCGGCGCTCAACGTGGCGGCGGCCCTGCACCTGCGCGGTGCGCAGGTCACGGTCTACGACCCCGAGGCGGGCGACACCGCGCGCCGCGCCTTCCCGACGCTGGGCTACGGCACGAGCGTCGACGAGGCCGTGGAGGGGTCCGACGTGCTGCTCGTGCTCACCGAGTGGAAGCAGTTCGTCGACGTCGACCCGCAGCGCCTCGCAGGCCTGACCAGCACCCCGCGGGTCATCGACGCGCGCGGCAAGCTCTCGGCCGACCAGTGGCGTGCGGCCGGCTGGGAGTTCACGGGACTGGGCCGCCTGACGGCCTGA
- the serS gene encoding serine--tRNA ligase, with amino-acid sequence MIDLQLLRQEPDIVRASQVARGEDPHLVDEVLDADALRRSALTEYETLRAEQKSLGKQVAQASGDEKQALLAHTKQLAARVKALQGDAEQAEARATELARRIGNVIEDGVPSGGEDDYTVLEHVGTPRDLAAEYGPDFVVKDHLELGEGLRAIDTERGAKVSGARFYFLTGVGARLELALLNAAMDLAMRNGFTPTITPTLVKPEIMAGTGFLGSHADEIYRLEADDLYLVGTSEVALAGYHSGEILDLADGPLRYAGWSACYRREAGSYGKDTRGIIRVHQFHKVEAFVWTRPDDAYDEHRRILAWEKEMLALVDLPYRVIDTAAGDLGSSAARKFDCEAWLPSQQRWMEVTSTSNCTTFQARRLGVRERTADGMRTVATLNGTLATTRWIVAILENHQQADGSVRVPDGLRPYLGGLEVLEPVR; translated from the coding sequence GTGATCGATCTGCAGCTCCTGCGCCAGGAACCCGACATCGTGCGCGCCAGCCAGGTGGCCCGCGGCGAGGACCCGCACCTCGTCGACGAGGTGCTCGACGCCGACGCGCTGCGTCGCTCCGCGCTGACGGAGTACGAGACGCTGCGGGCCGAGCAGAAGTCCCTCGGCAAGCAGGTCGCGCAGGCCTCCGGTGACGAGAAGCAGGCGCTGCTCGCGCACACCAAGCAGCTCGCCGCCCGCGTGAAGGCCCTGCAGGGTGACGCCGAGCAGGCCGAGGCGCGCGCCACCGAGCTCGCGCGGCGCATCGGCAACGTCATCGAGGACGGCGTCCCCAGCGGGGGCGAGGACGACTACACGGTGCTCGAGCACGTCGGCACGCCGCGCGACCTCGCGGCCGAGTACGGCCCGGACTTCGTCGTGAAGGACCACCTGGAGCTCGGCGAGGGGCTGCGCGCGATCGACACCGAGCGCGGTGCCAAGGTCTCGGGCGCACGCTTCTACTTCCTCACGGGCGTCGGCGCGCGCCTCGAGCTCGCGCTGCTCAACGCCGCGATGGACCTGGCGATGCGCAACGGGTTCACGCCGACGATCACCCCCACGCTCGTGAAGCCCGAGATCATGGCCGGCACCGGGTTCCTCGGGTCGCACGCCGACGAGATCTACCGCCTCGAGGCGGACGACCTGTACCTCGTCGGGACCAGCGAGGTCGCCCTGGCCGGCTACCACTCGGGCGAGATCCTCGACCTGGCGGACGGTCCGCTGCGCTACGCCGGGTGGAGCGCCTGCTACCGGCGCGAGGCCGGGTCGTACGGCAAGGACACGCGCGGCATCATCCGCGTGCACCAGTTCCACAAGGTCGAGGCCTTCGTGTGGACGCGTCCCGACGACGCGTACGACGAGCACCGGCGGATCCTGGCGTGGGAGAAGGAGATGCTCGCGCTCGTGGACCTGCCGTACCGCGTCATCGACACCGCCGCGGGCGACCTCGGGTCGAGCGCCGCGCGCAAGTTCGACTGCGAGGCGTGGCTGCCCAGCCAGCAGCGCTGGATGGAGGTCACGTCGACCTCCAACTGCACGACGTTCCAGGCCCGCCGGCTCGGGGTGCGCGAGCGCACGGCCGACGGCATGCGCACGGTCGCGACGCTCAACGGCACGCTCGCCACCACGCGCTGGATCGTCGCGATCCTCGAGAACCACCAGCAGGCCGACGGTTCGGTGCGCGTCCCCGACGGCCTGCGGCCGTACCTGGGCGGCCTCGAGGTCCTGGAGCCCGTCCGATGA
- a CDS encoding glycosyltransferase family 2 protein: MTRTGSEAVRPMADVTADPAPGTASDATAERAARAARGHKQRQRVAVIIPAKDESRRIAATVRSARAIPHVDLVLVVDDGSEDNTQHVAREAGAVVVRHSHNRGKAAAMETGAAVVAMRDAPDRPPRHLLFVDGDLADTAVNTAPLVPPVMDGIADLTIALLPPQPGAGGRGLVVGAARRAIASMTGWTPTQPLSGMRCLTREAFEAATPLARGWGVEAGMTIDLLRLGFRVLEVPCELRHRPSGTDLKGQLHRAAQYRDVQLAVNARRARAAASSVRRTMSPDPQRPGR; this comes from the coding sequence GTGACACGCACGGGAAGCGAGGCCGTCCGACCGATGGCCGACGTGACCGCTGACCCGGCCCCCGGCACGGCCTCCGACGCGACCGCCGAGCGCGCGGCCCGCGCCGCGCGCGGGCACAAGCAGCGCCAGCGCGTGGCGGTGATCATCCCGGCCAAGGACGAGTCGCGCCGGATCGCCGCGACCGTGCGCTCGGCGCGCGCCATCCCGCACGTCGACCTCGTGCTCGTGGTCGACGACGGGTCCGAGGACAACACGCAGCACGTCGCCCGCGAGGCCGGCGCGGTCGTGGTGCGGCACTCGCACAACCGCGGCAAGGCCGCGGCGATGGAGACGGGTGCCGCGGTCGTCGCGATGCGCGACGCCCCCGACCGGCCGCCGCGCCACCTGCTGTTCGTCGACGGCGACCTGGCCGACACGGCCGTCAACACCGCGCCGCTCGTGCCGCCGGTGATGGACGGCATCGCGGACCTCACGATCGCCCTGCTGCCGCCGCAGCCCGGCGCGGGTGGTCGCGGGCTCGTGGTCGGCGCCGCGCGGCGTGCCATCGCGTCGATGACGGGGTGGACGCCCACGCAGCCGCTGTCCGGCATGCGCTGCCTGACCCGCGAGGCGTTCGAGGCCGCGACGCCGCTCGCGCGGGGCTGGGGCGTCGAGGCGGGCATGACGATCGACCTGCTGCGCCTGGGCTTCCGCGTCCTGGAGGTGCCGTGCGAGCTGCGGCACCGGCCCTCGGGCACGGACCTCAAGGGTCAGCTGCACCGCGCCGCGCAGTACCGCGACGTGCAGCTCGCCGTGAACGCGCGCCGGGCGCGCGCCGCCGCGTCGAGCGTCAGGCGGACGATGTCGCCGGACCCGCAGCGTCCGGGTCGCTGA